A genomic region of Luteibacter aegosomatissinici contains the following coding sequences:
- a CDS encoding D-2-hydroxyacid dehydrogenase family protein: protein MNERIRVAVLDDYQHVARQMADWSPLDAVADVVVFHDHVADEAELARRLSPFDVVCVMRERTPMTASLLSALPRLKLIASTGRANASIDLEAAAAHGIAVCHTNYASTPTIEFTWAAILGLARNLANETASVRAGGWQQGVGMELSGKTLALLGLGRIGSAVARIGQAFGMNVIAWSQNLTAEAAAEHGVERVEKRDLFARADVLSIHVRLSERTLGLVGAEQLAWMKPTARLVNTSRGPIVDEAALIEALTRGALAGAAIDVYDPEPLAADHPFRRLPNVLATPHVGYVSEEMYRTFYGDTVRNVVDWIGKLNS, encoded by the coding sequence ATGAACGAGCGCATTCGTGTAGCCGTGCTGGATGATTACCAGCACGTCGCCAGGCAGATGGCTGACTGGTCACCCCTGGATGCCGTGGCCGATGTCGTCGTATTCCATGACCACGTGGCCGACGAGGCCGAGCTGGCCCGCCGCCTGTCGCCCTTCGATGTCGTTTGCGTGATGCGCGAGCGCACACCGATGACGGCATCGCTGCTCAGTGCCTTGCCGCGCTTGAAGCTCATTGCGTCCACGGGTCGGGCGAACGCGTCGATCGACCTTGAAGCGGCCGCAGCGCACGGTATCGCTGTGTGCCACACAAACTATGCCTCGACACCCACCATCGAGTTCACGTGGGCGGCCATCCTTGGCCTGGCTCGCAACCTCGCCAACGAGACGGCATCGGTGCGCGCAGGCGGTTGGCAGCAAGGGGTGGGCATGGAACTGTCGGGCAAGACACTGGCCCTGCTCGGGCTGGGCCGGATCGGATCGGCCGTGGCGCGTATCGGCCAGGCGTTCGGCATGAACGTGATCGCGTGGAGCCAGAATCTCACTGCCGAGGCCGCCGCGGAACACGGCGTGGAGCGCGTGGAGAAACGGGATCTGTTCGCGCGTGCCGATGTGCTCAGCATCCACGTACGCCTGAGCGAACGCACGCTGGGTCTCGTCGGCGCGGAACAGCTGGCGTGGATGAAACCCACCGCGCGCCTCGTGAACACGTCGCGCGGCCCCATCGTCGATGAGGCCGCGCTGATCGAGGCACTAACCCGTGGCGCCTTGGCCGGCGCTGCGATCGATGTCTACGATCCCGAACCGCTCGCCGCCGACCACCCCTTCCGCCGCTTGCCCAACGTGCTCGCCACGCCGCATGTCGGCTACGTCAGCGAAGAGATGTACCGAACGTTCTACGGCGATACGGTGCGCAACGTGGTCGACTGGATCGGCAAGCTCAATAGCTAG
- a CDS encoding zinc-binding alcohol dehydrogenase family protein, with protein MKAIVYTQSGLPATDPHSLTEMDLPTPVPGPRDLLVRIHAVSVNPVDTKLRRGSPTDTPRILGWDAAGVVEAIGPGVTLFKPGDEVWYAGSIARPGSYAEFGLVDERIAALKPTSLSFGDAAALPLTSLTAWELLFDRLEVKPDDEGELLIVGAAGGVGSILTQLASRLTKLRVIGTASRADTREWVRKLGAHDVIDHSQPLLEGLRAAGVPQVRYVAGLTHTASHYPQLIEALAPQGKLGLIDDPEVLDVVPLKRKAISLHWELMFTRSLFETNDMIRQHQILTDVARLIDDGTLKTTLGEHMGKISAENLRKAHALVESGRARGKLVLEGF; from the coding sequence ATGAAAGCCATCGTCTACACCCAGAGCGGCCTGCCGGCCACCGATCCGCACTCCCTGACCGAGATGGACCTGCCGACACCCGTACCCGGCCCACGCGATCTGCTGGTGCGTATTCATGCCGTATCGGTGAACCCTGTCGACACCAAGCTCCGCCGCGGCAGCCCCACCGACACGCCGCGCATCCTCGGGTGGGACGCTGCTGGTGTCGTCGAGGCGATCGGCCCCGGGGTCACCCTGTTCAAGCCGGGCGACGAGGTCTGGTACGCCGGCTCCATCGCGCGCCCTGGCTCCTATGCCGAGTTCGGGCTGGTCGACGAACGCATCGCCGCGCTGAAACCCACATCGCTGTCGTTCGGCGATGCGGCCGCACTGCCCCTCACCTCACTCACCGCATGGGAGCTACTGTTCGATCGGCTGGAGGTAAAGCCCGATGACGAAGGGGAATTGCTGATCGTGGGCGCCGCTGGCGGCGTCGGCTCCATCCTTACCCAGCTTGCATCTCGGCTCACGAAGCTGCGCGTGATTGGTACGGCCTCGCGCGCCGACACCCGCGAATGGGTGCGCAAGCTGGGCGCCCATGACGTGATCGACCACAGCCAACCGCTTCTCGAGGGCCTGCGCGCCGCCGGTGTGCCACAGGTCCGCTACGTCGCCGGCCTGACCCACACGGCATCACATTACCCGCAATTGATCGAAGCCCTGGCCCCGCAAGGCAAGCTTGGCCTGATCGATGACCCGGAGGTGCTCGACGTGGTGCCATTGAAGCGCAAGGCCATCTCGCTGCATTGGGAACTGATGTTCACGCGCTCGCTGTTCGAGACGAATGACATGATCCGGCAGCATCAAATCCTGACCGACGTCGCCCGGCTTATCGACGACGGCACCCTCAAGACGACGCTGGGCGAACACATGGGCAAGATCAGCGCCGAGAACCTGCGCAAGGCCCATGCGCTGGTCGAGAGTGGCCGCGCACGGGGGAAGCTCGTCCTCGAAGGCTTCTGA
- a CDS encoding helix-turn-helix transcriptional regulator, with product MMQLATSVEPRLGFLVDPNGLSTTCRSDAFLDRTLAALQARQALDVLDYPGSAGTLPMLVAYGAAEAEWGILLRECPERCDRAQRAPVDTLCALLAKLADQHLFAGAVFAEVALALRAAHAPGRVDTVAWRIPGGLAPWQSERATTWMDDRLDSAFTSAEVAALFGMSSGHFTRAFRITHGISPRQWILQRRVERAKGLLPDANVSLTDIALMCGFSEQSHFTRVFTRLVGVPPGAWRRRLRHA from the coding sequence ATGATGCAACTCGCAACATCCGTAGAACCGCGTCTTGGCTTCCTCGTCGATCCGAACGGGCTGTCCACGACCTGCCGCTCCGACGCTTTCCTGGATCGCACGCTCGCCGCGCTGCAGGCGCGCCAGGCCCTGGACGTGCTCGACTATCCGGGGAGCGCTGGCACTTTACCCATGTTGGTTGCCTACGGTGCGGCCGAGGCGGAGTGGGGCATCCTGCTCAGGGAGTGCCCTGAACGATGCGACCGTGCGCAACGCGCGCCCGTCGATACCCTGTGTGCCTTGCTGGCGAAGCTGGCCGACCAGCATCTTTTCGCTGGCGCGGTATTCGCCGAGGTAGCGTTGGCGCTGCGCGCAGCGCACGCGCCGGGTCGCGTCGATACTGTGGCGTGGCGCATCCCCGGTGGCCTCGCGCCCTGGCAGAGCGAACGCGCGACGACCTGGATGGACGATCGACTCGATTCCGCATTCACCTCGGCCGAGGTCGCTGCGCTCTTCGGCATGTCGTCGGGCCACTTCACCCGCGCGTTCCGCATCACTCACGGTATCTCACCGCGGCAATGGATCTTGCAGCGCCGCGTTGAGCGCGCCAAAGGGTTGCTACCCGATGCGAACGTATCGCTGACCGATATTGCGCTGATGTGCGGCTTCTCCGAACAAAGCCATTTCACTCGTGTTTTCACGCGACTGGTTGGTGTGCCTCCCGGGGCGTGGCGCAGGCGGCTGCGCCACGCGTGA
- a CDS encoding VOC family protein: MPSLGALTFLVHDYDEAIAFFTKALRFDLVEDTPQGNDKRWVTVAPRGSQGTRLLLARAINDEQRAHVGKQGGGRVFLFLETDDFAGDHAHMLAHGVRFREEPRHEVYGSVVVFEDLYGNGWDLIQPKRQRA; the protein is encoded by the coding sequence ATGCCCTCTCTCGGCGCCCTCACCTTCCTGGTCCACGACTACGATGAAGCCATCGCGTTCTTCACCAAGGCGCTGCGCTTCGATCTGGTGGAAGATACACCGCAGGGTAACGACAAGCGCTGGGTAACCGTCGCGCCGCGGGGCTCCCAGGGCACGCGACTGCTCCTGGCTCGCGCCATCAATGATGAGCAACGCGCGCACGTTGGCAAGCAAGGCGGCGGCCGCGTATTCCTTTTTCTGGAGACAGATGACTTCGCAGGCGATCATGCGCACATGCTCGCTCACGGCGTACGTTTTCGTGAGGAGCCGCGCCACGAGGTGTACGGCAGCGTCGTGGTGTTTGAAGACCTCTACGGCAACGGCTGGGATCTGATCCAGCCAAAGCGCCAGAGGGCATGA
- a CDS encoding protease pro-enzyme activation domain-containing protein yields the protein MSCRFSAWLAFASLTAGCALSLPIAAADFSTSVKSAANPATPRLTSNISGASTAAIAGSRPRQALAAKDAGAVPSSQAISNITLVLKRDDDHEKAFRALLARQTNPASPDFHQWLTGKQIGERFGPSTQDVQAVRQWLQGQGLTVNGVSQDRMRVSVSGNAAAVAKAFATEIHAYQADGKQHFANATDAHVPSALTPIVQGVSLHNFFPVPQHTAIAKARFDTKHGKWSTAAADNPDFTVPPGTTDPNTTYDMVPADFNTVYNVKPLWQRDTPVRGAGQSIVVLERTNVQPDDVAHFRAAFLPNDARGTFSILHPSGAEGAPCADPGLNGDEGEAALDAEWAGAAAPDADIVLASCADSGATFGPFMAAARLLDTTTGLPPPIWSLSYGACESADASDAYLADILWSSAAAQGVTVYVSSGDGGSTQCDQGALFWSQNGAAINGLASSTSAVAIGGTDFNDRGKLSTYWTSTNLPKYQSAVTYIPEMTWNNSCASSHLYTLLGYQDGITACNDDQGRGSDFLQVGGGGGGPSTLFAQPEAQIGIHGSTNHTSRTIPDISLFSANGIYGHALVFCMSDTDNGGTACDFRDPDSVFANSAGGTSFAAPAMAGVQALLNQVNGDRVGNPLPAFYGIAARQFGTVGSPNNTVLTACNSSNGNTIASTCVFNNVTEGDIVQPCAAGSVNCDSGTKLNNVVGIVEGGDTTTHTLVPAWKTNVGYSMATGLGSINAANLADAVKAWSAPAKRNYAVPADFLSLNNLFTNDGYSDFAYVDGGMLHSVSMKGAVSLYDQAQAIDPSLTVVGYGDVVPGLDALSLKSGELLLMDANHKLNVWVSTGTGGYFTFVVNRDIPAGWKLLGVGVHDASGVQKLVWFDTATSEIVWWALDLDPVTQNDIIVTGQSWPKQGIAGGVPVLADVDGDGYTDIVWTRNSSNGTAVWVDDRRDGYVAHALPDHPAGAVLQGVGDVDGNGTTDLLWTNAAGTQLTWWTINGFAVTAQKSQAIPAGATLAGIGDYDGDGIADILWRGANNRLVDWQGTGSGFAASNVADAFGTPLALTTTATVPANRFQGSRRLATK from the coding sequence ATGTCTTGCAGGTTTTCAGCATGGCTCGCGTTCGCGAGCCTGACGGCAGGTTGCGCCCTGTCGTTACCCATTGCCGCGGCCGATTTCAGTACGTCTGTGAAATCCGCCGCCAACCCGGCGACACCGCGGCTCACGTCCAACATAAGCGGTGCGAGCACCGCGGCGATCGCCGGCTCGCGCCCACGCCAGGCACTTGCAGCGAAAGACGCAGGCGCCGTGCCGTCCAGCCAGGCGATCAGCAACATCACGCTGGTGCTCAAGCGCGACGATGACCACGAGAAGGCCTTCCGCGCCCTGCTGGCGCGCCAGACGAATCCCGCCTCGCCCGACTTCCACCAATGGCTGACCGGCAAGCAGATCGGTGAACGCTTCGGGCCATCCACGCAGGATGTCCAGGCGGTGCGCCAGTGGTTGCAGGGGCAGGGTCTCACCGTCAATGGCGTATCGCAGGATCGCATGCGTGTGTCCGTGTCGGGCAACGCAGCCGCCGTGGCGAAGGCTTTTGCTACCGAGATCCATGCCTATCAGGCCGACGGCAAGCAGCATTTCGCCAATGCGACGGATGCGCACGTCCCTTCGGCGCTGACGCCGATCGTCCAGGGCGTGTCGTTGCACAACTTCTTCCCCGTGCCGCAGCACACGGCCATCGCCAAGGCACGCTTTGACACGAAACATGGCAAGTGGAGCACGGCCGCGGCCGACAACCCGGACTTCACCGTGCCGCCGGGCACCACCGATCCGAACACCACCTATGACATGGTGCCGGCCGACTTTAACACCGTGTACAACGTGAAGCCGCTCTGGCAGCGCGATACACCGGTGCGCGGCGCGGGCCAGAGCATCGTGGTGCTCGAACGCACCAACGTGCAGCCGGACGATGTAGCGCATTTCCGTGCGGCATTCCTGCCCAACGATGCGCGCGGTACGTTCTCCATCCTCCATCCCAGCGGCGCGGAGGGCGCTCCGTGCGCGGATCCGGGTCTGAACGGCGATGAGGGCGAAGCCGCGCTCGATGCCGAGTGGGCCGGTGCCGCTGCGCCAGATGCGGACATCGTCCTGGCATCGTGTGCCGACTCGGGTGCCACCTTCGGTCCGTTCATGGCCGCCGCACGCCTGCTGGATACGACGACGGGCCTGCCGCCGCCGATCTGGAGCCTCAGCTACGGCGCGTGTGAGAGCGCGGATGCCTCAGACGCCTACCTCGCCGACATCCTCTGGTCGTCCGCCGCGGCGCAGGGCGTGACCGTGTATGTCTCGTCGGGTGATGGCGGATCCACCCAGTGTGACCAGGGTGCGTTGTTCTGGTCGCAGAACGGTGCCGCGATCAACGGCCTTGCCTCATCCACCTCCGCCGTAGCGATTGGTGGCACCGACTTCAACGATCGCGGCAAGCTGTCGACGTACTGGACCTCGACCAACCTGCCGAAGTACCAGTCGGCGGTAACCTATATCCCGGAGATGACCTGGAACAACAGCTGCGCCAGCAGCCATCTGTACACCTTGCTGGGTTACCAGGACGGCATCACCGCCTGTAACGACGACCAGGGCCGTGGTTCGGACTTCCTGCAGGTCGGTGGCGGCGGCGGTGGCCCCAGCACGTTGTTCGCCCAGCCGGAAGCGCAGATCGGCATCCACGGTTCCACCAACCACACCTCGCGCACCATCCCGGATATCTCGCTGTTCTCGGCCAATGGCATCTATGGCCACGCGCTGGTCTTCTGCATGTCGGATACCGACAACGGCGGGACGGCGTGCGACTTCCGCGATCCGGATTCGGTGTTCGCCAATTCGGCCGGCGGTACCTCGTTCGCCGCGCCGGCCATGGCGGGGGTGCAGGCGCTGCTCAACCAGGTGAATGGCGACCGCGTCGGTAACCCGCTGCCGGCGTTCTACGGTATCGCCGCACGCCAGTTCGGCACGGTCGGTTCGCCGAACAATACAGTGCTCACCGCGTGCAATTCGAGCAACGGCAACACCATTGCTTCCACCTGCGTGTTCAACAACGTGACCGAAGGCGACATCGTGCAGCCGTGCGCGGCGGGCTCGGTGAACTGCGATAGCGGCACCAAGCTCAATAACGTCGTGGGCATCGTGGAAGGTGGCGACACCACCACGCACACGCTGGTGCCGGCGTGGAAGACCAACGTGGGCTACAGCATGGCCACGGGCCTGGGCTCGATCAACGCGGCCAACCTGGCCGACGCGGTGAAGGCGTGGAGTGCCCCGGCCAAGCGGAATTATGCCGTGCCGGCGGATTTCCTTTCGTTGAATAACCTGTTCACCAACGATGGCTACAGCGACTTTGCCTATGTCGATGGCGGCATGCTGCACTCGGTATCGATGAAGGGCGCCGTCAGCCTGTACGACCAGGCGCAGGCGATCGATCCGTCGCTAACCGTGGTGGGTTACGGTGACGTCGTGCCGGGACTGGACGCTTTGTCATTGAAGTCCGGCGAACTTCTGTTGATGGATGCGAACCACAAGCTCAATGTGTGGGTCTCGACCGGTACCGGTGGTTACTTCACCTTCGTGGTGAACCGCGATATCCCGGCGGGCTGGAAACTGCTGGGCGTGGGCGTCCACGATGCCAGTGGCGTGCAGAAGCTGGTGTGGTTCGATACCGCCACGTCGGAAATCGTCTGGTGGGCCCTGGACCTGGATCCGGTCACCCAGAACGACATCATCGTGACCGGCCAGTCGTGGCCGAAGCAGGGCATCGCCGGTGGCGTGCCGGTGCTGGCCGATGTGGATGGCGACGGCTACACGGATATCGTGTGGACCCGCAACAGCTCCAACGGTACCGCCGTGTGGGTGGATGATCGTCGCGATGGCTACGTGGCCCATGCGTTGCCGGATCACCCGGCGGGCGCGGTGCTGCAGGGCGTGGGTGATGTGGATGGTAACGGCACCACCGACCTGCTCTGGACCAATGCCGCGGGGACGCAGCTCACGTGGTGGACCATAAACGGCTTCGCGGTCACCGCGCAGAAGAGCCAGGCCATTCCGGCAGGTGCAACGCTGGCAGGCATTGGTGATTACGACGGCGATGGCATCGCCGACATCCTGTGGCGTGGTGCGAACAACCGCCTCGTGGATTGGCAGGGCACGGGGAGCGGCTTCGCCGCTTCGAACGTGGCCGACGCGTTTGGTACGCCGTTGGCGTTGACCACCACGGCGACTGTGCCGGCTAACCGGTTCCAGGGGAGCCGGCGGTTGGCGACGAAGTAA
- a CDS encoding MFS transporter encodes MTTAAGSAVAANPFGVRFLLPLALGSCLNPINSTMIATALVPIATEFHASVAQTGWLIAALYLVCAVAQPTLGRIADLVGARRVYLASLVLVMIAGIGGRVAPSLGWLVVVRMLLGIGTSGAYPSAMRLFRERADATGSPPPRTAMGLLSLMGVATAAVGPVLGGVLTGAFGWHAIFTVNVPLALLTLLLVLAWIPKDPPRRERRSLWKELDIAGIGLFSGALLALMVFLLDIDHPRRMALPVAAVCAVLLAWHSLRRADPFIDLRMLAKHKPLSITYLRATLAFTVVYCVFYGFAQWVEGAGGYSAAQAGIATLPLSILAGVGSVAGARTKGLRGPFLLAFACSIAGAIALLCIDATSPLWLMAAAVAAFGIPQGLVSVTTQAAVYIQAPPGQIGTASGLQRTFSYVGAMAATAVIGACYGHQPTDHGLHALAAAMAGVSALLLVATFFDRTLPRVDDVSKPNS; translated from the coding sequence GTGACCACGGCCGCTGGCAGCGCTGTCGCTGCCAATCCTTTTGGCGTGCGCTTCCTTTTGCCCCTGGCACTGGGCTCCTGCCTCAACCCCATCAATTCCACGATGATTGCCACGGCCCTGGTGCCGATCGCGACGGAGTTCCATGCGAGTGTCGCGCAGACCGGCTGGCTGATTGCGGCGCTGTACCTGGTCTGTGCCGTCGCGCAGCCGACCCTGGGGCGCATCGCGGACCTCGTCGGCGCACGTCGCGTGTATCTGGCATCGCTCGTGCTGGTCATGATCGCCGGTATCGGCGGCCGCGTCGCGCCGTCGCTGGGCTGGCTGGTGGTCGTGCGCATGCTGCTCGGTATCGGTACGTCGGGTGCTTACCCATCGGCCATGCGCTTGTTCCGTGAGCGTGCCGACGCGACGGGAAGCCCGCCGCCACGTACGGCGATGGGTCTACTCTCGCTCATGGGTGTCGCCACGGCGGCCGTCGGCCCGGTGCTCGGTGGTGTACTGACGGGTGCCTTCGGTTGGCATGCGATCTTCACCGTGAACGTGCCGCTGGCGCTGCTCACGCTCCTCCTGGTGCTCGCGTGGATACCGAAGGATCCGCCGCGCAGGGAGCGCCGCTCGTTGTGGAAGGAGCTGGACATCGCCGGTATCGGGCTGTTCTCTGGCGCCCTGCTTGCGCTCATGGTCTTCCTGCTGGACATTGACCACCCGCGCAGGATGGCGTTGCCCGTCGCCGCGGTGTGCGCTGTTCTTCTGGCGTGGCACTCGCTCCGCCGCGCGGATCCGTTCATCGATCTGCGCATGCTGGCGAAGCACAAACCGCTCAGCATCACGTACCTTCGCGCGACGCTGGCGTTCACCGTTGTCTACTGTGTGTTTTACGGCTTCGCGCAGTGGGTGGAAGGCGCCGGTGGCTATTCGGCGGCGCAAGCCGGTATCGCTACGTTGCCACTATCGATTCTTGCCGGCGTCGGCTCCGTCGCCGGTGCGCGCACCAAAGGCCTTCGCGGCCCGTTCCTCCTCGCGTTTGCCTGCTCCATTGCGGGCGCTATCGCCTTGCTGTGTATCGACGCTACATCACCCTTGTGGTTGATGGCAGCCGCCGTGGCGGCGTTCGGCATTCCGCAGGGCCTCGTGTCCGTGACCACGCAGGCGGCGGTGTACATCCAGGCGCCGCCGGGGCAGATCGGTACGGCCTCGGGCCTGCAGCGCACGTTCTCTTACGTCGGCGCGATGGCCGCCACGGCGGTGATCGGTGCCTGCTACGGCCACCAACCCACCGACCACGGCTTGCATGCCCTCGCCGCGGCCATGGCCGGCGTTTCCGCGCTGCTGCTCGTAGCCACCTTTTTCGACCGCACGCTCCCGCGTGTGGATGACGTTTCCAAACCCAACTCCTGA
- a CDS encoding isochorismatase family protein, which yields MALTQLDANAALIVIDLQQGIVSLPVATPAAPVVAKAASIARAFRDTRRPVVLVNVDAAAPGRTDSGVPQIPQDPSFKAFVPELEQAPTDHVVTKKRWGAFQTTDLDRTLRGLNVEQVVILGIATSIGVESTARYASELGYNVVLVTDAMADLKADAHENSIKNIFPRLGETTSTEELLAKIS from the coding sequence ATGGCACTTACCCAACTCGACGCCAACGCCGCGCTGATCGTCATCGACCTGCAGCAGGGCATCGTGAGCCTCCCCGTGGCGACGCCCGCCGCGCCCGTCGTCGCCAAGGCGGCGTCCATTGCCCGTGCGTTCCGCGATACGCGCCGCCCCGTCGTTCTCGTGAACGTGGATGCAGCCGCACCTGGTCGCACCGATAGCGGCGTACCGCAGATCCCGCAGGATCCGTCGTTCAAGGCCTTCGTGCCGGAGCTTGAGCAGGCGCCCACCGATCACGTCGTGACAAAGAAGCGCTGGGGCGCGTTCCAGACCACCGACCTAGACCGCACGCTGCGTGGCCTGAACGTGGAGCAGGTCGTGATCCTCGGTATCGCCACCAGCATCGGCGTGGAATCCACGGCACGTTATGCCAGCGAGCTGGGTTACAACGTGGTGCTCGTGACCGATGCCATGGCCGATCTGAAGGCCGATGCGCACGAGAACAGCATCAAGAACATCTTCCCGCGCCTTGGCGAAACCACGTCGACTGAAGAGCTTCTGGCGAAGATCAGCTAA
- a CDS encoding LysR family transcriptional regulator — protein sequence MIKTDDLELFVRAAALGSFSSAAREASLAPGQVSVAIQRLEEQVGIRLFARSTRSLKLTEEGARYLPYAEEALAMLREGREQLHGEQRTLQGTLRVAAPSDIGRNVLLPWLSDFRDQHPDLVLKVFLSDSVTDVFRDPVDIAIRYGVPDNASYVALPLVADNRRVLVASPAYIAEHGRLQTLDDLVSHRCLLYSLSGKTYDRWIFPAPEGRRQITVRGGLLCDDGDVARRWAVDGRGIAYKSWLDVREDVIAGRLDVLLPDQPGEAAPLSLVCPHRRQFSPAVRELHALLAARLDAMTNALHKAERTRVR from the coding sequence ATGATCAAAACCGACGATCTTGAGCTCTTTGTACGCGCGGCGGCGCTGGGCAGCTTCTCGAGTGCCGCCCGCGAGGCCTCCCTGGCGCCTGGCCAGGTCAGCGTCGCTATCCAGCGCCTGGAGGAACAGGTGGGAATCCGGCTGTTCGCACGGTCCACGCGCAGCCTGAAGCTGACGGAGGAGGGCGCACGTTACCTACCCTATGCGGAGGAGGCGCTGGCCATGCTGCGCGAAGGCCGCGAGCAGTTGCACGGCGAGCAACGTACGTTGCAAGGGACCCTGCGCGTCGCCGCGCCATCGGACATCGGCAGGAACGTCCTGCTCCCCTGGCTCTCCGATTTTCGTGATCAACACCCTGATCTGGTCCTGAAGGTCTTCCTCTCCGATTCGGTGACCGATGTGTTTCGCGATCCGGTCGATATCGCCATCCGCTACGGTGTCCCCGACAACGCCAGCTACGTGGCACTGCCATTGGTGGCGGATAACCGGCGCGTGCTCGTGGCGTCGCCTGCGTACATCGCTGAGCACGGGCGCCTGCAAACGCTCGACGACCTCGTGTCCCACCGTTGCCTGCTGTATTCGCTGAGCGGCAAGACGTACGACCGCTGGATATTTCCCGCACCGGAGGGGCGCCGGCAGATCACCGTGCGTGGCGGCTTGCTGTGCGACGACGGTGATGTGGCAAGGCGCTGGGCAGTGGACGGTCGTGGTATCGCGTACAAATCGTGGCTCGACGTACGCGAGGATGTCATCGCCGGTCGTCTCGACGTGTTGCTGCCCGATCAACCGGGCGAAGCAGCGCCATTAAGCCTCGTATGCCCGCACAGGCGTCAATTTTCCCCGGCGGTTCGTGAGTTGCATGCGTTGCTCGCCGCGCGCCTCGATGCGATGACAAACGCGTTGCACAAAGCTGAACGAACGCGCGTTCGTTAA
- a CDS encoding MarR family winged helix-turn-helix transcriptional regulator, whose translation MPKSPPSPVDIAASDLLTACGLLVRRVRAESNNLGLTWSQAAVLARLEASGPTSTADLARAEAVKPQSMGVTLATMEQDGLVAREPHPTDGRQFLYALTEEGIEARRRVKAAKHAWLSEAISRMSPHDRDDLAVAARVIRNLAETSTQDPA comes from the coding sequence ATGCCCAAGTCCCCGCCGTCGCCCGTCGATATCGCCGCCAGTGACCTGCTTACTGCATGCGGCCTCCTTGTGCGCCGTGTGCGTGCCGAATCCAACAACCTCGGCCTGACCTGGTCGCAGGCAGCCGTGCTGGCACGGCTGGAGGCTTCCGGGCCTACGTCTACCGCGGATCTCGCCCGGGCCGAGGCGGTGAAGCCGCAATCGATGGGCGTCACGCTGGCGACCATGGAGCAGGATGGGCTGGTAGCACGCGAGCCGCACCCGACGGATGGGCGGCAGTTCCTTTATGCGCTGACCGAAGAAGGCATTGAAGCGCGGCGCCGCGTTAAGGCGGCAAAGCATGCCTGGCTGTCCGAGGCGATCTCGCGCATGTCGCCGCACGATCGCGATGACCTTGCGGTCGCCGCCCGCGTGATCCGGAACCTGGCGGAAACGAGCACGCAGGATCCGGCGTGA
- a CDS encoding DUF2884 family protein — MRHLFATAGLAAALALSAGTAAASGNFNFSTDSCNHDYSTRYDVDVTPGGLSFHRTEGAPTKIFLHDGALKVDGRDVAVSASDAQALRRYEDTVRKLLPEIAAVSRAGVSMGFDAMTTVTMTFAEADQREAILAKLKRKQAQALKEIDEGVGSGHWSSDRMTETVAGSVSDSVGELVGSVTSSAVSAALSGDSAKMEALTARANALDKSINREMDKRSKDLEARANGICPRLNDLADLQQGWKIRLPDGKPLELMTIKPKEKDGKDVASY; from the coding sequence ATGCGTCATCTGTTTGCCACTGCCGGCCTCGCCGCTGCCCTTGCCCTGAGTGCCGGGACCGCCGCCGCGTCAGGCAATTTCAACTTCAGCACGGATAGCTGCAACCACGACTACAGCACGCGCTACGACGTGGACGTGACCCCGGGCGGGCTCAGCTTCCACCGGACGGAAGGCGCCCCGACGAAGATCTTCCTGCACGACGGCGCTCTCAAGGTGGATGGCCGCGACGTGGCGGTATCCGCCAGCGATGCACAGGCCCTGCGCCGCTACGAGGACACGGTGCGCAAGCTGCTCCCCGAGATCGCCGCGGTATCCCGGGCTGGCGTTTCCATGGGCTTTGATGCGATGACCACCGTGACCATGACCTTCGCGGAAGCGGACCAGCGCGAAGCCATCCTGGCCAAGTTGAAGCGCAAGCAGGCCCAGGCGCTCAAGGAAATCGACGAAGGCGTGGGCAGCGGCCACTGGTCATCCGATCGCATGACCGAGACCGTGGCGGGCTCCGTGTCCGATTCCGTGGGCGAACTGGTGGGCTCCGTCACTTCGAGTGCCGTCTCCGCGGCCCTGTCAGGCGATAGCGCGAAGATGGAAGCCCTCACGGCGCGCGCCAATGCGCTCGACAAGAGCATCAACCGTGAAATGGACAAGCGCTCGAAGGACCTTGAGGCCCGGGCCAATGGCATCTGCCCGCGCCTGAACGATCTGGCGGACCTCCAGCAGGGCTGGAAGATCCGGCTGCCGGATGGCAAGCCGCTGGAGCTGATGACGATCAAGCCGAAGGAAAAGGACGGCAAGGACGTCGCTAGCTATTGA